In Leucoraja erinacea ecotype New England chromosome 28, Leri_hhj_1, whole genome shotgun sequence, the following are encoded in one genomic region:
- the LOC129710439 gene encoding uncharacterized protein LOC129710439, producing the protein MKTVTGPDGFFGNCVAFILTMEYQKRGLPHFHCLLWLDEASKPRPQQYERFVQAEIPDPQADPELHKLVLKHMIHGPFCKATSRCWKEGRGTKRFPKPFVESTMYGDDSYPLYRRRSPAMGGFQGHQEGRSLQTITSNWVVPYNAELLKAFKCHLNVEICCSVQSIKYVIKYTLKGCDQAAFGINVNDEIKQYQTGRYIGPSEAGASVLGFLTHERHPPVIRLDVHLPDQQQVFFDAAQQGMNDGIARTTLTEFVRLSSEDPFARTLLYVDVPRFYTWSSKRWQRRKVGKRVDNFPGIFEVNVLGRIHVISPKQGDLFYMRLLLHHVKGPVSFESLKTHNGVILPSFKDVCRERGLLEADDHWQHTMEDAEMTRLPRAIRDLFVVLLTNTDINDPLQLWDRFKNCMSEDYLESERRRKSDQNITINDRHHDQALFYIQDKLENCNTTLENVSLPRPRNERMDIDGENVDLLNELNYNRSEQQRFVDENEPLLNAEQREVYDHVCDCLQRDLSSMIFIDSPGGTGKAFIINLILSTVRAQGQIAIAVASSGIAATLMPGGRTAHSRFKIPIHVTEDSTCNINSNSKTGDFFRRVKLIVWDECPMIRRECFEAVDRTLQDVCRKKDNFGGILTICCGDFRQLLPVVKMGSDIDVQNACIKTSYLWRTFTKFELKRNMRLSEGKGEYSKFLLDVGEDKIAKNEDNEINIPEDMVLSARTLDDCIDYIYPAFDHPATLFSNNCILVPHNDTMRRINSACVRRFPGTMREYYSFNSVTDGTNSTHFPTEFFDSVEICGLPPHKLELKKGSPIVLTRNLQPPKLCNGTRLIVEQLHNNLIVARINMGAHKEEIVLIPRMKINLSEDENIPIRRSQFPILLSFAMTIHKAQGQTMEKVLIYLEKPVFQHGQLYVALSRGKVKGQVKMFLKDGTSTRNVVIKQMLC; encoded by the coding sequence ATGAAGACCGTCACTGGACCAGATGGCTTCTTTGGAAACTGTGTTGCTTTCATCTTGACTATGGAATATCAGAAGAGAGGCCTGCCTCATTTCCATTGTCTGCTTTGGCTTGATGAAGCGAGTAAGCCAAGACCTCAACAATATGAAAGATTTGTGCAAGCTGAAATTCCAGACCCACAAGCAGATCCTGAGCTGCACAAATTGGTACTCAAGCACATGATCCATGGACCGTTCTGCAAGGCCACATCTCGATgttggaaggaaggaagaggcacCAAGAGATTCCCAAAGCCATTTGTCGAAAGCACAATGTATGGAGATGATTCGTATCCTCTGTACAGGAGAAGATCTCCCGCAATGGGAGGATTTCAGGGACATCAAGAAGGACGTTCGTTACAGACTATTACTTCTAATTGGGTTGTGCCCTATAATGCAGAACTATTGAAGGCTTTCAAATGTCACCTCAACGTCGAAATATGCTGCTCTGTACAGTCAATCAAATACGTCATCAAGTACACCTTGAAGGGATGTGATCAGGCAGCTTTTGGAATTAACGTAAATGACGAGATTAAACAGTACCAGACTGGCAGATACATTGGTCCTTCAGAGGCAGGGGCATCAGTCCTTGGATTTCTTACTCATGAGAGACACCCCCCTGTCATTCGACTTGATGTACATCTACCAGACCAACAACAAGTATTTTTTGATGCTGCTCAGCAAGGGATGAATGATGGAATTGCGAGAACCACTTTGACTGAATTTGTTCGATTGAGTTCTGAAGATCCGTTTGCAAGAACACTATTGTACGTTGATGTACCTCGATTTTATACATGGAGCAGCAAGAGATGGCAAAGAAGGAAGGTTGGGAAGAGAGTGGATAACTTCCCAGGTATTTTTGAAGTCAACGTCCTTGGACGAATACATGTCATTTCTCCAAAACAAGGTGACCTCTTCTACATGAGACTGCTTCTGCATCACGTGAAAGGACCAGTGTCTTTCGAGTCCTTGAAGACACATAATGGAGTAATTCTTCCTTCCTTCAAAGACGTCTGCAGAGAAAGAGGTTTGTTGGAAGCTGACGACCATTGGCAACACACAATGGAAGATGCTGAAATGACAAGACTCCCCAGGGCAATCAGGGATTTGTTTGTTGTTCTGCTGACAAATACTGACATCAACGATCCTCTACAATTATGGGATCGCTTCAAGAATTGCATGTCTGAGGATTACCTTGAAAGCGAGCGAAGAAGAAAAAGTGATCAGAATATCACAATTAATGACAGACATCATGATCAGGCTCTGTTTTATATTCAGGACAAGCTTGAGAATTGCAACACCACACTGGAAAATGTTTCCTTGCCCCGACCAAGAAATGAAAGGATGGACATTGATGGTGAAAATGTTGATTTACTTAATGAATTGAATTACAATAGATCAGAACAACAGCGATTTGTTGATGAGAATGAgcctctgctgaatgctgagcagagagaAGTTTATGACCATGTGTGCGACTGCTTGCAAAGGGATCTATCTTCAATGATTTTCATTGACTCACCAGGAGGAACAGGAAAAGCATTTATCATAAATTTGATCCTCTCCACGGTTAGAGCTCAAGGTCAAATTGCCATTGCTGTAGCATCGTCTGGTATCGCAGCCACgttaatgcctggtggaagaactgcacattctcgattcaagatacctatCCATGTGACGGAGGATTCAACGTGCAACATCAACAGCAACTCTAAAACGGGAGATTTCTTCAGGAGAGTGAagctcattgtttgggatgagtgtccaatgattaggagggagtgctttgaagcggtggacagaactcttcaagatgtaTGCCGCAAAAAGGATAATTTTGGCGGAATTCTTACCATTTGTTGTGGTGATTTTAGACAACTCCTTCCTGTAGTGAAGATGGGAAGTGATATTGATGTTCAAAACGCCTGCATCAAGACATCGTACTTGTGGCGGACTTTCACAAAGTTTGAATTGAAGAGAAATATGCGATTGAGCGAAGGAAAGGGTGAGTATTCTAAATTTTTGTTGGATGTAGGAGAGGACAAGATTGCAAAGAATGAAGATAATGAAATTAACATTCCAGAAGACATGGTTCTCTCAGCAAGAACACTGGATGACTGCATTGATTATATCTATCCAGCATTTGACCACCCTGCAACATTATTCTCtaacaattgtatcttggttcctcaCAATGATACGATGAGAAGAATCAATTCTGCGTGTGTCAGACGCTTCCCTGGAACCATGAGGGAGTACTATTCTTTCAATTCTGTCACTGACGGAACAAATTCAACTCACTTCCCAACGGAATTCTTCGATTCAGTCGAGATCTgtggattaccaccacacaaattggagttgaagAAAGGATCTCCAATTGTTTTAACCAGAAACTTGCAACccccaaagctatgcaatggaacgaggTTGATTGTAGAACAGCTACACAATAATCTCATAGTTGCTAGAATCAACATGGGGGCCCACAAAGAAGAGATTGTTCTAATTCCTAGGATGAAGATCAATTTGTCAGAAGATGAAAACATTCCCATTAGGCGGAGCCAATTCCCTATTCTGTTGAGTTTTGCGATGACAATTCATAAGGCACAAGGACAAACCATGGAGAAGGTCTTGATATACCTTGAGAAACCAGTATTTCAACATGGCCAACTATATGTAGCTCTTAGCAGAGGAAAGGTGAAGGGACAAGTAAAAATGTTCCTGAAGGATGGGACATCAACCAGGAATGTTGTAATTAAACAAATGCTTTGTTGA